One region of Chitinophaga varians genomic DNA includes:
- a CDS encoding molybdate ABC transporter substrate-binding protein, protein MKRLFFPVLLLAGLTHSAYAQDHRFDPPWNKPPESKVMFTVPGVDNVPDLYGDINDPQLVVFFAGNQFMCIDELLAAFKQQYPAYQRVFAETLPPGILAQQIEGGSLTLGNMRITLKPDVYTAGKTRINAMTEHFSRTEVYAYNKLALMVPKGNPAKVNSLADLAKPGVRVAMPNPAWEGIGKRIEEAYVKAGGEQLKHQIMDVKVKDSTTFLTQIHHRQSPMRILYHQSDAAPVWYSEAWYQQMIGHPVSLVTIPDKHNITATYMAGQLKNAPHQQAAADFMDFLVSDKAKAIYRKYGFSVEQPG, encoded by the coding sequence ATGAAAAGATTGTTTTTTCCCGTCCTGCTGCTGGCAGGACTGACACATAGCGCCTATGCGCAAGACCACCGCTTCGATCCGCCATGGAATAAGCCGCCGGAGAGCAAGGTAATGTTTACCGTGCCCGGCGTGGACAATGTGCCCGATCTGTATGGTGATATCAACGACCCGCAGCTGGTGGTGTTCTTTGCCGGCAACCAGTTTATGTGCATCGATGAACTGCTGGCGGCATTCAAACAACAGTACCCCGCTTATCAGCGCGTGTTTGCAGAAACGCTGCCACCGGGCATCCTGGCGCAGCAGATAGAAGGTGGCTCATTGACGCTGGGCAATATGCGGATAACACTGAAGCCTGATGTGTACACCGCCGGTAAAACACGTATCAACGCCATGACAGAACACTTCAGCCGGACGGAAGTATACGCCTATAACAAACTGGCGCTGATGGTGCCCAAAGGTAATCCGGCGAAAGTGAACAGTCTGGCCGACCTCGCAAAGCCCGGTGTGCGGGTGGCCATGCCCAATCCCGCCTGGGAAGGCATCGGCAAAAGGATAGAAGAGGCTTATGTGAAAGCGGGCGGTGAACAGCTGAAGCACCAGATCATGGACGTTAAAGTAAAGGACAGCACCACTTTCCTGACGCAGATCCACCACAGGCAGTCACCCATGCGGATACTCTATCACCAGAGCGACGCTGCGCCGGTATGGTATTCTGAAGCCTGGTACCAGCAGATGATCGGACATCCGGTGTCGCTGGTAACTATTCCGGACAAACACAATATAACGGCCACGTATATGGCCGGACAGCTGAAAAATGCGCCACACCAGCAGGCTGCGGCTGATTTCATGGATTTCCTGGTCAGCGATAAAGCGAAGGCTATTTATCGTAAGTATGGTTTTAGTGTGGAACAGCCTGGCTGA
- a CDS encoding TonB-dependent receptor, giving the protein MHIKKILLTGFLSILSLSLYAQSSISGKLKDASGAAVPGVSIKVQHGTAYAVSNIEGYYHIKNIHPGKHTLLISAVGFKSQKKELTLKEGEQLQLNIDLENAISEINAVSVIGRSASQEVNRQAFNVTAIDAKKLYNSTLDLSHALDRVSGVRVRETGGLGSRMNFSLNGFTGRQVKFFLDGVPMDNFGSSFQLNNIPINLAERVEVYKGVVPIWLGADALGGAINIVTNTNRNTYVDVSYSFGSFNTHRSTLNAGYTAKSGFTVQLNAFQNYSDNNYKVWVNVADINTGDYYPKQHIRRFHDTYHNETVIANVGVVGKKWADKLLVGITLGKNYSEIQTGARMVSVFGDWHRRGDIVMPSIKYQVKDMFIKGLNFSLTGNYNLGYEQNIDTMYRRYNWFQQYKQYNGKGSERERSMYKFRNNNGLATANLSYQLSQRHSFILNNVFSTFSRSGKDELFPNDEKYDQPKKVRKNIIGLGYKFDYSEKWNTSVFVKNYAQRNSYSQSYNPSGNWGDVAYSNQESSFNKVGYGVASTYFIKPTLQVKGSYEKSYRLPETEELFGDLINLEGNVNLKPESSNNYNLGISYQMNIQKDHRLSFDGNLLYRDAKDFIRPMLNPNQTKQTNGNLADVTNLGVDGEVRYSYKQLFTAGVNMTYQNLRNNTRFEDGRKEQSPLYRDRIPNMPYLFGNADASLFFHNVLKKGNTLTLGYNFLYVHAYYLSWPSQGDEKLEIPRQFCQDVNLVYSLANGRYNIAVECKNLADNRLYDNFTLQKPGRAFYAKVRYFFNKN; this is encoded by the coding sequence ATGCACATCAAAAAGATTCTACTGACGGGCTTTTTAAGTATTTTATCCCTATCCCTGTACGCACAGAGCAGCATCAGCGGAAAGCTGAAAGACGCCTCCGGCGCGGCTGTGCCGGGCGTGTCCATCAAAGTGCAGCATGGCACCGCCTATGCTGTTTCCAACATAGAAGGCTATTATCATATTAAAAACATCCATCCGGGCAAACATACGCTGTTGATATCTGCCGTAGGTTTTAAAAGCCAAAAGAAAGAACTGACGCTGAAAGAAGGTGAACAATTGCAGTTGAACATCGATTTGGAAAATGCTATCAGTGAGATCAACGCCGTATCGGTGATTGGCCGCTCTGCCAGCCAGGAGGTGAACAGGCAGGCGTTCAATGTAACGGCCATCGATGCAAAAAAACTCTATAACTCCACGCTGGACCTGTCACACGCGCTGGACCGTGTTTCCGGCGTAAGAGTACGCGAAACCGGCGGCCTTGGCTCCCGCATGAACTTTTCCCTGAACGGCTTTACCGGCCGGCAGGTGAAGTTTTTCCTGGATGGCGTGCCAATGGATAACTTTGGTTCCTCTTTCCAGCTGAACAATATCCCGATCAACCTGGCGGAAAGAGTGGAAGTATATAAAGGCGTAGTACCTATCTGGCTGGGCGCTGACGCATTGGGCGGCGCTATCAATATCGTGACCAACACCAACCGAAACACCTATGTGGACGTTTCTTATTCCTTCGGATCCTTTAACACACACCGCTCCACGCTCAATGCCGGCTACACCGCCAAAAGTGGCTTCACCGTACAGCTCAACGCTTTCCAGAACTATTCCGATAATAATTATAAGGTATGGGTCAATGTAGCGGATATCAATACCGGCGATTATTACCCTAAACAACATATCAGGCGTTTCCATGATACTTATCATAACGAAACCGTGATCGCCAACGTAGGAGTAGTGGGCAAAAAGTGGGCTGACAAACTATTGGTGGGCATCACCCTGGGAAAAAACTACTCAGAGATACAGACAGGCGCCCGTATGGTCAGCGTGTTCGGAGACTGGCACCGTAGAGGCGACATCGTTATGCCAAGCATTAAGTACCAGGTGAAAGACATGTTCATCAAAGGCCTCAACTTCAGCCTTACCGGCAACTACAACCTGGGATACGAACAGAACATCGACACCATGTACCGCCGTTACAACTGGTTTCAGCAGTACAAACAGTACAACGGTAAAGGCAGCGAACGGGAACGGTCTATGTACAAATTCCGTAACAATAACGGACTGGCCACTGCCAATCTCAGCTACCAGCTTAGCCAGCGCCATTCCTTCATCCTGAACAACGTGTTCAGTACGTTTAGCCGTTCCGGTAAGGACGAACTGTTTCCCAATGATGAAAAATATGACCAGCCAAAGAAAGTACGCAAGAATATAATTGGCCTGGGCTATAAGTTCGACTACAGCGAAAAATGGAATACTTCTGTTTTTGTAAAGAACTATGCCCAACGCAACAGCTATTCCCAAAGCTACAATCCGTCCGGTAACTGGGGCGATGTGGCTTACAGCAACCAGGAAAGCAGCTTTAATAAAGTAGGCTATGGCGTGGCGTCTACCTACTTTATCAAACCCACCCTACAGGTAAAGGGTTCCTATGAAAAAAGCTACCGCCTTCCTGAAACAGAAGAATTATTTGGTGACCTGATCAACCTGGAAGGTAATGTGAACCTGAAGCCGGAGAGCAGTAACAACTACAACCTGGGCATCAGTTACCAGATGAATATACAGAAAGATCACCGGCTGAGTTTCGATGGCAACCTGCTGTACCGCGATGCCAAAGACTTTATCCGGCCTATGCTGAACCCCAACCAAACCAAACAAACCAATGGTAACCTGGCGGACGTGACCAACCTGGGCGTGGACGGTGAGGTACGTTACTCTTACAAACAACTGTTCACCGCAGGCGTGAACATGACCTACCAGAACCTGCGTAACAATACGCGTTTTGAAGACGGCCGGAAAGAACAAAGTCCGTTGTACCGGGACCGTATTCCCAATATGCCTTACCTCTTTGGCAATGCGGACGCGTCCCTCTTTTTCCATAATGTGCTGAAGAAAGGCAATACGCTGACACTGGGCTACAATTTCCTGTATGTACATGCATATTACCTGTCATGGCCCAGCCAGGGCGATGAGAAGCTGGAAATTCCCCGTCAGTTCTGCCAGGATGTGAACCTGGTGTACAGCCTTGCCAATGGCAGGTACAATATCGCGGTGGAGTGCAAGAACCTGGCTGATAACCGGTTGTATGACAACTTCACATTGCAGAAACCAGGACGGGCATTCTACGCCAAGGTGAGATACTTTTTCAATAAAAATTAA
- a CDS encoding class I SAM-dependent methyltransferase, with product MQNNTSRFSNRVEDYVKYRPHYPEEMITYLEQQAVLQPGMLLADIGSGTGISSQLFLQKGYTVLGVEPNKEMREKSEELLKDYPQFNAIDGTAEHTTLEKHCIDVIIAGQAFHWFNQEAARTEFRRILKKNGHVLLVWNERMTGSPFEKAYEQLIERHGKQYKELNHRNIDIAVIEKFFHPSAVTLTEFANKQVFDYEGLEGRLLSSSYMPSREDERYPALVADLKQLFGQFQEEGHITIHYTTRMYQGKLS from the coding sequence ATGCAAAACAATACCAGTCGCTTTAGTAACCGTGTGGAAGACTATGTAAAATACAGGCCACACTATCCGGAAGAGATGATCACCTACCTGGAGCAACAAGCGGTACTGCAGCCCGGTATGCTGCTGGCCGACATCGGCTCCGGCACCGGTATATCTTCACAGCTGTTTCTGCAAAAAGGATATACGGTACTGGGCGTGGAGCCCAACAAAGAGATGAGAGAGAAAAGTGAGGAACTGCTGAAAGACTACCCGCAATTTAATGCTATAGACGGCACTGCGGAACATACTACCCTTGAAAAGCACTGCATCGATGTGATCATCGCCGGACAGGCATTCCACTGGTTCAACCAGGAAGCTGCCCGCACAGAGTTCCGGCGCATCCTGAAAAAGAATGGCCATGTGCTCCTCGTCTGGAATGAAAGAATGACCGGCTCCCCTTTTGAAAAGGCCTATGAGCAACTGATAGAGCGCCATGGCAAACAATATAAAGAACTCAATCACCGGAATATAGATATTGCCGTGATAGAAAAGTTCTTCCACCCTTCCGCCGTAACACTCACGGAGTTCGCCAACAAACAGGTGTTCGATTACGAGGGACTGGAAGGCAGGCTGCTGTCATCTTCGTATATGCCATCCCGGGAGGATGAACGATATCCGGCACTGGTGGCTGATCTTAAACAGCTGTTCGGCCAGTTCCAGGAAGAAGGGCATATCACGATTCATTATACCACCCGGATGTACCAGGGAAAGCTGTCTTAA
- a CDS encoding DsrE family protein, translated as MKKFLVVPLMLMMYTGYAQTTDAQLRKNREYTGAVAKQKQYHAIYQLDKNDPKVIQKAIRNINNALNDPRLKGKLQIELVAFSAGTDAYLKGSEYEEALKALVGRGVIVAQCQNTLEERKIPKEQLYDFIALVPSGNGELIIRQAEGWSVVKP; from the coding sequence ATGAAGAAATTCCTTGTAGTTCCACTGATGTTGATGATGTATACCGGTTACGCACAAACGACCGACGCACAGCTGCGCAAAAACCGCGAATACACCGGCGCCGTGGCCAAACAGAAGCAGTACCACGCCATCTATCAGCTGGACAAGAACGATCCTAAAGTAATCCAGAAAGCCATCCGCAATATCAATAACGCCTTGAATGACCCGCGTCTCAAAGGCAAGCTGCAAATAGAACTGGTGGCCTTCTCTGCCGGTACTGACGCCTATCTCAAAGGCAGCGAGTATGAAGAGGCGCTGAAAGCTTTGGTAGGCCGCGGCGTAATTGTGGCACAATGCCAGAATACCCTCGAGGAAAGAAAAATTCCGAAAGAACAGCTGTATGACTTCATCGCGCTGGTGCCCAGTGGTAATGGAGAATTGATCATCCGTCAGGCCGAAGGCTGGTCTGTCGTTAAACCATAA
- a CDS encoding PepSY-associated TM helix domain-containing protein, with the protein MKKTLQKKQNKSLFYRISAWLHLWLGLISGIIMVIVCVTGCIWVFNEEITGWLEPETKIAKRDAPVIQPSRILEIAAREYPGKAASYAIYREGRVIEVNVGGRRSGSTLKLDPYTGDIVSKVTRKEGEVDFFRWILNGHRFLWMPYKIGRPIVNYSTLVFVITLVTGMVLWWPKKWTKATREQSFKIKWGASFKRVNYDLHNVLGFYALLLLFAIGVTGMVWGLEWFSKGLYWVTAGGKPLPEYTELKSDSTQAVNSHLTLPQALDKTWYEVAAKNPRASGFYMGFPDTAKAASVISMIVYPSKGQYYNNIRYAFDRYTLAEIKDNSVYAQRYEEAGFGTKLRRMNYDIHVGSIMGLPGKFLAFFGSLIGATLPVTGFLIWWGRKKKKPRPAPAKKAAKAAVA; encoded by the coding sequence ATGAAAAAGACATTGCAAAAGAAACAGAACAAGTCGTTGTTTTACCGGATCTCTGCCTGGCTGCATCTCTGGCTGGGGCTCATTTCCGGTATTATCATGGTCATTGTGTGCGTGACGGGCTGCATCTGGGTATTTAATGAAGAGATCACCGGATGGCTGGAGCCGGAGACGAAGATCGCAAAGCGGGATGCGCCGGTGATACAGCCATCGCGTATCCTGGAAATAGCCGCGCGGGAATACCCGGGCAAAGCTGCCAGTTACGCCATCTACCGGGAAGGCAGGGTGATAGAAGTCAATGTGGGTGGCCGCCGCAGCGGTTCTACATTGAAGCTTGATCCCTACACGGGTGATATCGTCAGTAAAGTGACCCGTAAAGAGGGCGAAGTGGATTTTTTCCGCTGGATACTGAACGGGCATCGTTTTCTGTGGATGCCATATAAGATAGGCCGGCCTATTGTGAACTACAGCACGTTGGTGTTTGTGATCACACTGGTAACAGGGATGGTGCTGTGGTGGCCCAAAAAATGGACGAAGGCCACGCGGGAACAGAGCTTTAAGATCAAGTGGGGCGCGAGTTTCAAACGGGTCAACTATGACCTGCACAATGTACTGGGTTTTTATGCGCTGCTGCTTTTGTTTGCCATAGGCGTTACCGGTATGGTCTGGGGACTGGAATGGTTCAGCAAAGGACTATACTGGGTAACTGCCGGAGGAAAACCGCTGCCGGAATATACGGAGCTGAAGTCCGACAGTACTCAGGCGGTCAACAGCCACCTCACCTTGCCACAAGCGCTGGATAAAACCTGGTATGAGGTAGCGGCTAAAAACCCCCGTGCCTCAGGCTTTTATATGGGTTTCCCGGATACGGCCAAAGCGGCATCAGTGATCTCGATGATTGTTTACCCCAGCAAGGGCCAGTATTACAATAATATCCGGTACGCATTTGACCGTTATACACTGGCGGAAATAAAAGACAACAGCGTATATGCGCAACGGTATGAAGAAGCCGGCTTCGGGACCAAACTGCGACGTATGAACTATGATATTCACGTAGGCAGCATCATGGGACTGCCAGGCAAGTTCCTGGCTTTCTTTGGCAGCCTTATTGGTGCTACGTTGCCCGTCACCGGTTTCCTGATCTGGTGGGGGCGTAAAAAGAAAAAGCCGCGGCCGGCACCTGCTAAAAAAGCGGCGAAAGCTGCGGTTGCATAG
- a CDS encoding DUF4374 domain-containing protein, protein MKKISKYLFLAAGIVFSMSACDKDDTLSTEDFKEYEPQGKTKYIITATPVGTTGIADYLLTAEDVSGGSISTSGNGKEQDGSYRYYLTHKGRFFSLLYGQGNPGDVTTYRLTQEGKLVMTRFFQAETVQVLAKVQDELLLMKVPRSGNENASFYRIDALKSRVNGEKQVNIVQLAANGERAHFTWATQVGNKVFAPYMSIKGCCGDAFGTAYPDSSWIAVFSYPDLNLEKVIRDNRTSFIGNYFNNGLAVTEKGDVYGYSPASAKNGSKYTSTKPSAIVRVLNGTTEFDQSYFFNVREKSGGYNISAQMYLANNKMLLMMYDKPGAFSGNLKLAVVDLVSQTFEWAKGAPESVISTSAPYNNNTLSDDGKTAFIGLNTPSGNQIYKIDIASGMLTPGMKVEGGTITAITKMIY, encoded by the coding sequence ATGAAGAAAATCAGCAAATATTTGTTTCTGGCGGCAGGCATTGTATTTTCCATGTCCGCCTGTGATAAGGACGATACCCTGAGTACAGAGGATTTCAAAGAATATGAGCCGCAGGGCAAAACCAAATATATCATAACGGCCACGCCTGTAGGTACCACCGGTATCGCTGACTACCTGCTGACAGCAGAAGACGTAAGCGGCGGTTCTATTTCCACCAGTGGCAATGGTAAAGAACAGGATGGTTCCTACCGTTATTATCTCACCCATAAGGGACGTTTCTTCAGCCTGTTATATGGGCAGGGCAATCCCGGCGATGTGACCACCTATCGCCTCACACAGGAAGGTAAACTGGTGATGACCCGCTTTTTCCAGGCTGAAACCGTGCAGGTGCTGGCCAAAGTGCAGGACGAGTTGTTGCTGATGAAGGTGCCCCGTTCCGGTAATGAGAATGCTTCCTTTTACCGCATTGACGCGTTGAAGTCAAGGGTGAACGGGGAGAAGCAGGTGAACATTGTGCAACTGGCGGCCAATGGCGAACGCGCGCATTTCACATGGGCCACGCAGGTAGGCAATAAAGTGTTTGCGCCCTATATGAGCATCAAAGGTTGCTGCGGTGATGCCTTCGGCACTGCTTATCCCGACAGCAGCTGGATCGCCGTATTCTCTTATCCTGACCTCAACCTGGAAAAAGTAATCCGCGACAACCGCACCAGCTTTATCGGCAATTACTTTAACAATGGACTGGCGGTCACCGAAAAAGGCGATGTGTATGGTTATTCACCGGCATCTGCGAAGAACGGATCAAAATATACTTCTACAAAACCATCCGCTATTGTGCGCGTGTTGAACGGTACTACAGAGTTTGACCAGTCCTATTTCTTTAATGTGCGGGAGAAGTCCGGAGGGTATAACATCTCTGCCCAGATGTACCTGGCCAACAATAAAATGCTGCTGATGATGTACGATAAACCCGGCGCCTTCAGTGGTAACCTGAAACTGGCCGTGGTGGACCTGGTCAGCCAAACCTTTGAGTGGGCGAAAGGTGCGCCGGAAAGTGTTATCAGTACTTCTGCTCCTTATAACAACAATACTTTGTCTGACGACGGGAAGACTGCTTTCATCGGACTGAACACGCCCTCCGGTAACCAGATATATAAGATAGACATAGCATCAGGCATGTTAACACCGGGAATGAAAGTCGAAGGTGGTACTATCACAGCGATCACTAAAATGATCTATTAA
- a CDS encoding c-type cytochrome, which produces MKKDWIPVLLFATTGLVVANECISARRQKKKDDEAYAAWLTTHQPENVWSGSASSQIPNSTERGRLIQYGHDLIANTAQYLGPQGAVAQISNGMNCQNCHLKAGTVPYGNNFGKVYATYPLFRARNNGVQTIYDRVKDCFERSLNGHAPDTGSREMQAIYAYIQWLGEDVPKGTRPPGTSIMKLPYLDRSANPSAGMLVYKEKCSSCHGKEGEGQPSPVGPGYSYPPLWGPHSYNDGAGLYRLSNFAGFVYNNMPLGTNYHNPLLSEEEAWDVAAFVNSRPRPHLNQDNDWKVVAKKPVDFPFKPYTDTFSEEQHKFGPYQPIKEAQQRTK; this is translated from the coding sequence ATGAAAAAAGACTGGATTCCCGTTTTGCTTTTTGCCACTACCGGCCTCGTAGTAGCAAATGAATGTATCAGCGCCCGTCGTCAAAAGAAAAAGGATGACGAGGCTTACGCCGCCTGGCTTACGACCCACCAGCCGGAAAATGTTTGGAGTGGCTCAGCCAGCAGCCAGATACCTAATTCCACAGAGCGTGGCCGCCTGATACAATATGGCCACGACCTGATCGCCAACACCGCGCAATACCTGGGACCGCAGGGCGCCGTTGCGCAGATCTCCAATGGCATGAACTGCCAGAACTGCCATCTGAAGGCCGGTACGGTCCCTTATGGCAACAACTTCGGCAAGGTATATGCCACGTACCCGTTGTTCCGGGCACGCAACAACGGCGTACAGACTATCTACGACCGTGTGAAGGACTGCTTTGAAAGGAGCCTTAACGGTCATGCACCGGACACCGGCAGCCGGGAGATGCAGGCCATCTACGCCTACATACAATGGCTGGGCGAAGATGTGCCGAAAGGCACCAGGCCACCAGGCACCAGCATCATGAAGCTGCCCTATCTCGACAGAAGCGCCAACCCTTCCGCCGGCATGCTGGTGTACAAAGAGAAATGCAGCAGTTGTCATGGTAAAGAAGGCGAAGGACAGCCCAGCCCGGTTGGTCCGGGGTATAGCTATCCGCCTTTATGGGGACCGCATAGTTATAACGACGGTGCAGGACTTTACCGCTTAAGTAATTTCGCGGGCTTCGTGTATAACAATATGCCGCTGGGCACCAATTACCACAACCCGCTGCTTTCAGAAGAAGAAGCATGGGACGTGGCGGCGTTTGTCAACAGCCGGCCCCGGCCACATCTTAACCAGGACAACGACTGGAAAGTAGTGGCGAAGAAGCCCGTGGATTTTCCTTTCAAACCTTACACCGACACTTTTTCGGAGGAGCAACATAAATTTGGTCCTTACCAACCGATAAAGGAAGCACAACAACGCACAAAATAA
- a CDS encoding NAD(P)-dependent oxidoreductase: protein MKIFALIVRHCDSFDICVINDKNYIAMTTATKKKVSVIGLGDMGAALVRSFLQQGHTVTVWNRSTAKAAPLQEAGALVADSVTAAIAASEVVIFCVTNYPISRTLLDTPGATAALKGKLFVQLSSGTPQEARELDAWATQEGITYVDGAIMAVPDQIGRPDTVFFMSGNHDAYTQSEATLKSVAGAMQYMGTDPGAASAWDMGFLAVLFGAMSGFFHGIKLFESEGLTAAALGNMIAQLAPALGEMLKQQGDIIASGNYKVNHSSLGLCAGSMDMFIQHAKEANISTEVPTFIKGIFQRGVDAGYGSEHVAAAYKTY from the coding sequence CTGAAGATTTTTGCCCTTATTGTCCGGCATTGTGATTCATTTGACATTTGTGTCATCAACGATAAAAACTATATAGCGATGACAACAGCAACAAAGAAAAAAGTCAGTGTAATAGGATTGGGAGATATGGGCGCGGCATTGGTACGCTCCTTTCTTCAGCAGGGACATACCGTGACCGTCTGGAACCGCAGTACCGCCAAAGCAGCACCACTGCAGGAAGCCGGTGCCCTCGTAGCAGATAGTGTCACAGCAGCCATTGCCGCCAGTGAGGTGGTTATCTTCTGCGTGACTAACTATCCCATCAGCCGTACGCTGCTGGACACGCCAGGGGCAACCGCCGCACTGAAAGGAAAACTGTTTGTGCAGCTCTCTTCCGGCACGCCGCAGGAAGCGCGCGAGCTTGACGCCTGGGCCACGCAGGAAGGCATCACTTACGTTGACGGCGCCATTATGGCTGTACCGGACCAGATAGGCCGGCCTGACACCGTGTTTTTTATGTCCGGTAACCACGACGCCTATACGCAAAGTGAAGCCACATTAAAATCCGTCGCGGGCGCAATGCAGTATATGGGCACCGACCCCGGCGCCGCCTCTGCATGGGACATGGGCTTCCTCGCCGTTCTCTTTGGCGCCATGAGCGGATTTTTCCATGGCATCAAACTTTTCGAGTCAGAAGGACTGACAGCTGCCGCATTGGGCAATATGATCGCGCAACTGGCGCCGGCGTTAGGTGAAATGCTCAAACAGCAGGGTGATATCATCGCATCAGGAAACTACAAGGTAAACCACAGCTCGCTGGGCCTCTGCGCAGGCTCGATGGACATGTTTATCCAACATGCCAAAGAAGCCAATATATCCACGGAAGTGCCCACCTTTATTAAAGGTATCTTCCAACGCGGCGTAGACGCAGGTTATGGCAGTGAACACGTGGCAGCGGCCTACAAAACCTACTAG